Proteins found in one Armatimonadota bacterium genomic segment:
- a CDS encoding FHA domain-containing protein, protein MGQVLFRALACGAGGVVGWLVVEPFLPTTGRLDPSWAPKEALMITLIGALIGLAAGVIQGLSKGGKRNVFLSAALGLVFGAIGAGLGHQIGGRIYESMGGDAEGLAAMPARIAAFIPMGAMIGMAVGWIQLSTRGLLSGLLGGLIAGAVTGAIFDPLSIILAPATEAVTAGSLPAGLPAESGAPGRAVLGLGLGIFIGTFTALMDRATRQAWLRLVLGRNEGREWPIDAAQTTIGRDERAHVPLFGDMNVVPLHAVIERRGAQYVLIDQGSPIGIGWNGQRIGEAVLSPGDQIQIGSFNLQFLMKAGAANRAMEGRAHGQPVGGQQPGQPIQPIQQPGYTPQQAPMPGQQTVAMQPMPQTGQQTVAMQPTTGLALVAENGPLAGQRIAITGPMEIGREASGIQLSYDAKASRHHASVTPQGNTLVVQDLGSTNGTLVNGQRVQQAVLNPGDVLQIGTTKFRVE, encoded by the coding sequence ATGGGCCAAGTCCTCTTTCGTGCGTTAGCGTGTGGCGCGGGCGGCGTTGTCGGCTGGCTCGTCGTCGAGCCGTTCTTGCCGACTACGGGTCGGCTCGACCCAAGCTGGGCGCCGAAAGAAGCCCTGATGATCACGCTGATCGGAGCGCTCATCGGGCTGGCAGCCGGCGTTATTCAAGGCCTTTCCAAGGGCGGCAAGCGAAACGTTTTTCTCTCTGCCGCGCTCGGCCTGGTCTTCGGCGCGATCGGAGCGGGGCTCGGCCATCAGATCGGCGGAAGGATCTACGAGTCCATGGGGGGCGACGCAGAAGGGCTCGCCGCAATGCCCGCCCGAATCGCTGCGTTCATCCCGATGGGCGCTATGATCGGCATGGCGGTCGGTTGGATACAACTATCGACGCGCGGCCTGTTGTCCGGTCTGCTCGGCGGCCTGATTGCAGGGGCGGTGACCGGCGCGATCTTCGATCCATTGTCGATCATTCTCGCCCCGGCCACAGAAGCGGTGACTGCCGGTTCCCTGCCCGCAGGTCTTCCCGCAGAAAGCGGAGCGCCCGGTCGCGCCGTCCTCGGCCTCGGACTCGGAATCTTCATCGGCACCTTCACGGCGCTCATGGATCGCGCAACGCGCCAAGCTTGGCTGCGTCTCGTGCTCGGTCGCAACGAAGGCAGGGAATGGCCCATCGACGCGGCGCAGACGACCATCGGCCGCGACGAGCGGGCGCACGTGCCGCTCTTCGGCGACATGAACGTCGTTCCGCTGCACGCGGTGATCGAAAGGCGCGGCGCACAGTACGTCCTCATCGACCAAGGCAGCCCGATCGGCATCGGGTGGAACGGCCAGCGAATCGGCGAAGCCGTCCTCAGCCCCGGAGACCAGATTCAGATCGGCTCGTTCAACCTGCAGTTCCTGATGAAAGCGGGCGCGGCGAACCGGGCGATGGAAGGCCGCGCACACGGCCAGCCGGTCGGCGGCCAGCAACCGGGCCAGCCGATTCAACCGATTCAGCAACCCGGCTACACGCCGCAGCAAGCGCCGATGCCAGGCCAGCAGACCGTAGCCATGCAACCGATGCCGCAAACCGGTCAGCAGACGGTCGCAATGCAGCCAACGACTGGACTCGCTCTTGTTGCTGAGAACGGGCCGCTGGCAGGTCAACGAATAGCCATCACCGGGCCGATGGAGATCGGGCGAGAGGCGTCAGGCATCCAGTTGAGCTACGATGCGAAGGCGTCGCGCCACCATGCAAGCGTGACCCCGCAAGGCAACACCTTGGTCGTGCAGGACCTCGGAAGCACGAACGGCACCCTCGTCAACGGACAGCGCGTTCAGCAAGCCGTTTTGAACCCCGGCGACGTTTTGCAGATTGGAACTACGAAGTTTCGTGTAGAGTAA
- a CDS encoding VWA domain-containing protein, translating into MDKPEQFDPNKTVAGGPVDNRTRAMDAPPTASDANRTTAWEQPETLTVTVTPSREATMANGPAREQFLIELTANDGGALPGVGTSGVRTPLNLCLVIDRSGSMEGAPLDYAKQACQYVVDLLSPTDQLSIVVFDEIVDVLMPPQLVTDKEAIKDGIAQLQPGYTTNISDAMTMAAQQLAPGLEDKSRATRMVFLTDGEPTAGIREFQPLLQHAFDIKQRGITCTFLGFGPEYNEELLASMARKTGGNYYYISQPQLIPEIFRTELEKLMTVAAVNPKLEMKLSRWVTLRSVTGQSVAPSGKEFTLDLADLERGATMSQVLDFEFENHPLGHYRVAGGRLTFEDVTGGASKVIDVDLVMEFTADKARYSMPVNPLVEQAFQVSAASRVVEKTIMGLKTHQLTAEGALAELEKTQMLLIQDGRTEEAQEVTLAMQAIKSGDIGGAEKTLMGAMLHLDQGKKS; encoded by the coding sequence ATGGACAAACCAGAACAATTCGACCCGAACAAGACCGTAGCCGGAGGGCCGGTCGACAACCGCACGCGGGCGATGGACGCCCCGCCGACCGCCAGCGACGCGAACCGCACGACCGCCTGGGAGCAGCCGGAGACGCTCACGGTGACGGTGACGCCAAGCCGAGAGGCGACCATGGCGAACGGCCCCGCGCGCGAACAGTTCTTGATCGAGCTGACCGCCAACGACGGCGGCGCTCTTCCGGGAGTCGGGACGTCCGGCGTTCGCACACCGCTCAACCTCTGCCTCGTGATCGATCGGTCGGGCTCGATGGAGGGCGCGCCGTTGGATTACGCAAAGCAGGCTTGTCAGTACGTCGTCGATCTGCTTTCGCCAACCGACCAGCTAAGCATCGTCGTGTTCGACGAGATCGTCGACGTGCTGATGCCGCCGCAGCTCGTCACCGACAAGGAGGCGATCAAGGACGGCATCGCGCAGTTGCAGCCGGGCTACACGACGAACATATCTGATGCGATGACGATGGCCGCGCAGCAGCTCGCGCCGGGGCTCGAGGACAAGTCCCGCGCGACGAGAATGGTGTTCCTCACCGACGGCGAGCCGACCGCTGGAATCCGCGAGTTCCAACCGCTTTTGCAGCATGCGTTCGACATCAAGCAGCGCGGGATTACCTGCACTTTCCTCGGCTTCGGGCCGGAGTACAACGAAGAACTGCTCGCGTCGATGGCGCGAAAGACCGGCGGCAACTACTACTACATCTCGCAGCCGCAGCTGATCCCGGAGATCTTCCGCACAGAGCTTGAAAAGCTGATGACCGTCGCCGCCGTCAACCCAAAGCTGGAGATGAAACTCTCCCGATGGGTCACCCTTCGATCGGTGACCGGGCAGTCGGTCGCGCCCAGTGGAAAGGAGTTCACGCTCGATCTCGCCGACCTAGAGCGAGGAGCGACGATGTCGCAGGTGCTCGATTTCGAGTTTGAAAACCACCCATTGGGGCACTACCGAGTAGCCGGGGGCAGGCTGACGTTCGAGGACGTCACCGGCGGCGCAAGCAAGGTGATCGACGTGGACCTCGTGATGGAGTTCACCGCTGACAAAGCGCGGTATTCAATGCCGGTCAACCCCTTGGTCGAGCAGGCGTTCCAAGTCTCAGCCGCGTCGCGGGTCGTCGAGAAGACTATCATGGGCCTCAAGACGCACCAGCTCACCGCCGAAGGCGCACTGGCGGAGCTTGAGAAGACGCAAATGCTGCTGATCCAGGACGGCCGCACGGAAGAAGCGCAAGAGGTCACCCTCGCCATGCAGGCGATCAAATCGGGCGACATCGGCGGCGCAGAGAAGACGCTAATGGGCGCCATGCTGCACCTCGATCAGGGCAAGAAGTCATAG
- the speB gene encoding agmatinase: MVKPTILGVPYDASSSFMRGTADAPPEIRKEIWSESRNTWCEAGIDLDGVLSDAGDVTIGDDPREEIEAAVSSVLNSGATPIVLGGDHSITYPVLRAFRAQDFDVLHIDAHADLYDSLDGDRYSHACPFARSMEDGLIRRLVQVGVRTMNGHQQEQANKFGVEVIQMRDFSSGMRPKLNPPVYVSIDIDGIDPAFAPGVSHYEPGGLSVRDVLTMIHALPGPIIGADVVEYNPNRDVQGMTANVAAKLVRELAGRMVTA, from the coding sequence ATGGTCAAACCCACCATTCTCGGTGTCCCTTACGACGCATCGTCCTCATTCATGCGCGGCACGGCAGATGCGCCGCCCGAAATCCGCAAGGAAATCTGGTCCGAATCGCGCAACACTTGGTGCGAAGCGGGCATCGACCTCGACGGGGTTTTGTCAGACGCTGGGGACGTAACGATCGGCGACGATCCGCGAGAGGAGATCGAGGCGGCGGTTTCTTCGGTCTTGAATTCGGGTGCGACGCCGATCGTGCTCGGCGGCGACCACTCGATCACTTACCCGGTGCTGCGGGCTTTCCGTGCCCAAGATTTCGACGTGCTGCACATCGATGCGCACGCTGACCTATACGACTCGCTGGACGGCGACCGGTACTCACACGCCTGCCCCTTCGCCCGGTCAATGGAGGACGGGCTCATCCGTCGCCTCGTGCAGGTTGGCGTCCGCACGATGAACGGCCACCAGCAGGAACAGGCCAACAAGTTCGGTGTCGAGGTGATCCAGATGCGCGACTTCTCTTCCGGAATGCGGCCGAAGCTCAACCCGCCCGTGTACGTGTCGATCGACATCGACGGCATCGACCCCGCGTTCGCGCCGGGGGTCTCGCACTACGAGCCCGGCGGCCTCTCCGTCCGCGATGTGCTGACCATGATCCACGCCCTGCCCGGCCCGATCATCGGCGCAGACGTAGTCGAGTACAACCCCAACCGCGACGTGCAAGGCATGACCGCCAACGTTGCAGCGAAGCTTGTGCGAGAGCTTGCCGGACGGATGGTGACAGCCTAA
- a CDS encoding SUMF1/EgtB/PvdO family nonheme iron enzyme, which yields MIAAVALAATVFQSVAWSSFASGVVLSSPCRAGDNLATTWRLPGDAQDKPFTETLPESAVKFDMVPVPGGTVVIGDEKVTVNPFYMAATETVWEVFDQFLLSGEPSRPYDQTEFAPDAIARPSRSYILPDKGWGHQGYPVINVSSTSVMMFCRWLSSVTGKKYRVPTEAEWELACRAGEASEESAWHEGNSDEVTHPVGKKTPNMFGLFDMFGNVGEWATDLAGKPVLCGGIFTDSLGDMSPSLRRYWSKEWQAHDPQLPKSRWWLSNGHFVGFRLVCEQKR from the coding sequence ATGATCGCCGCCGTTGCTCTTGCCGCGACTGTTTTCCAATCCGTCGCCTGGTCGTCGTTTGCCTCCGGCGTCGTCTTGTCGTCGCCTTGTCGTGCTGGCGACAATTTGGCGACTACCTGGCGACTACCAGGCGACGCCCAGGACAAACCTTTCACTGAGACTCTGCCCGAGTCTGCGGTCAAGTTCGACATGGTTCCTGTGCCTGGCGGGACGGTTGTGATCGGTGACGAGAAGGTCACGGTGAATCCTTTTTATATGGCTGCTACGGAGACTGTGTGGGAGGTCTTCGACCAGTTCCTCTTGAGCGGCGAGCCGTCGCGCCCATACGACCAGACGGAGTTCGCGCCGGACGCCATCGCACGACCGAGCCGCAGCTACATCCTGCCCGACAAGGGATGGGGGCACCAGGGGTACCCCGTCATCAACGTTTCCTCTACGAGCGTCATGATGTTCTGCCGCTGGCTCTCCTCGGTCACCGGCAAAAAGTACCGCGTCCCGACCGAGGCCGAATGGGAGTTGGCGTGCCGCGCTGGAGAAGCCTCGGAGGAGAGCGCGTGGCACGAGGGGAACAGCGACGAGGTGACACACCCCGTCGGCAAGAAAACCCCGAATATGTTCGGCCTCTTCGACATGTTCGGCAACGTCGGCGAATGGGCTACGGACCTTGCGGGCAAGCCTGTTCTTTGCGGTGGGATCTTCACTGACTCGCTGGGTGACATGTCGCCTTCTTTGCGGCGTTACTGGTCCAAGGAGTGGCAAGCGCACGACCCCCAACTCCCCAAGAGCCGCTGGTGGCTCTCCAATGGACACTTCGTCGGCTTTCGGCTGGTCTGCGAGCAGAAACGGTGA
- a CDS encoding Gfo/Idh/MocA family oxidoreductase, with amino-acid sequence MSTDKNKTSRRRFLQATGGLAAASLIPGIAKAGVHGQSSDLIQVALVGCGGRGGGAAVNAVSTTSGPIKLVAMADVFEDRLNSTYNNLSNNVGGKMDVPEERRFLGFDAYKNAMDSLKPGDVVILTTPPAFRWVHFRYAIEKKLNVFMEKPVTVDGPSSRRMLELNAHAKAENLKVGVGLMSRHTIGLQELHKRIQDGEVGEIMFMRGYRMHGPAATFQSTPKPDGMSHLEYQIRRFHSFIWASGGCFNDFYIHHVDHLCWMKNAWPVKAQGLGGRHYRENSEGVPFVDQNFDSYAVEYTFDDGCKFFFDGRCMTGAHGNFASYVHGAKGVAIAARSGDMGGPQAIYKGQVMTPEAEVWRSTNRSNPYQNEWDVLIKKIRNDEPHNEVERGVYASLTCSMGRRAAHTGQEVSFDQMLNSEHEFAPDVDKLTYETPSPLMPGADGLYPVPEPGRKGEREY; translated from the coding sequence ATGAGCACAGACAAGAACAAGACTTCGAGACGACGGTTCCTTCAGGCGACGGGAGGGTTGGCGGCGGCATCCTTGATACCGGGCATCGCCAAAGCCGGCGTCCACGGACAGAGCAGCGACTTGATCCAAGTCGCGCTCGTCGGGTGCGGAGGGCGTGGCGGTGGAGCGGCCGTCAACGCGGTTTCGACCACAAGCGGGCCGATCAAGCTGGTCGCGATGGCCGATGTGTTCGAAGACCGCCTCAACAGCACCTACAACAACCTGAGCAACAACGTCGGCGGCAAGATGGACGTGCCGGAAGAGCGCAGGTTCCTCGGTTTCGACGCCTACAAGAACGCGATGGACTCCCTCAAGCCGGGCGACGTCGTGATCCTGACGACCCCGCCCGCGTTCCGGTGGGTGCACTTCCGGTACGCGATTGAGAAGAAGCTCAACGTGTTCATGGAAAAGCCTGTCACCGTCGACGGGCCGAGCAGCCGACGCATGCTCGAGCTGAACGCACATGCGAAAGCCGAAAATCTCAAAGTCGGCGTCGGACTTATGTCCCGTCACACGATCGGTCTGCAAGAGCTTCACAAGCGCATCCAAGACGGCGAAGTCGGTGAGATCATGTTCATGCGCGGATACCGGATGCACGGCCCCGCCGCCACGTTCCAGTCCACCCCGAAGCCCGACGGCATGTCGCACCTCGAGTATCAGATTCGGCGGTTCCACAGCTTCATTTGGGCGAGCGGCGGTTGTTTCAACGACTTCTACATCCACCACGTCGACCACCTCTGCTGGATGAAGAACGCGTGGCCGGTCAAAGCACAGGGGCTGGGCGGACGGCACTACAGGGAGAACTCCGAAGGCGTGCCGTTCGTCGATCAGAACTTCGACTCGTACGCGGTTGAGTACACGTTCGACGATGGCTGCAAGTTCTTCTTCGACGGCCGTTGCATGACCGGCGCGCACGGCAACTTCGCCAGTTATGTCCACGGCGCGAAGGGCGTCGCGATCGCCGCGCGCTCCGGCGACATGGGTGGGCCTCAGGCGATCTACAAGGGACAAGTCATGACCCCCGAGGCCGAGGTTTGGCGGTCGACGAACAGGAGCAACCCGTACCAGAACGAGTGGGACGTGCTGATCAAAAAGATCCGGAATGACGAGCCGCACAACGAGGTCGAGCGCGGAGTCTATGCGAGCCTGACTTGCAGCATGGGCCGCAGGGCCGCGCACACTGGCCAGGAGGTTTCGTTCGACCAGATGCTCAACAGCGAGCACGAGTTCGCGCCGGATGTTGACAAGCTGACTTACGAGACGCCGTCTCCGCTGATGCCGGGCGCAGACGGCCTGTATCCCGTTCCCGAGCCCGGGCGAAAAGGGGAACGCGAGTATTGA
- a CDS encoding menaquinone biosynthesis decarboxylase, with amino-acid sequence MAYRDYQHFLEVLESKGELKRIKEPVSPYLEITEIADRVMKAGGPALLFENVVGPPHRMGTPDPMSAVMGHESIHSSTPQPPSSISQGKNGGGGLRYNMSLSINVMGTRKRMSMALSCDDFEEHAERIAALLPPPIPKSPKEGLRIAVKAFKEVKHAIPKTVKSGICQEVVMEGDEIDLTKLPIQTCWPEDGGPFITLPLVFTNDPNTGKRNVGLYRMQLYDKNTCGMHWQMHKTGARHMEEAAEKKQNIEVAVALGGDPAYTFSAIAPLPPGMDEMAFAGFLRQKSAELVKCKTVDLKVPADAEIVLEGYVDPSESRLEGPFGDHTGYYSLAYDFPVFHVTCMTQRERPVYPATIVGQPPMEDGWMGKAVERIFMPMIRLTVPEIVDIHLPVAACFHNVAFVSIKKKYPGHAYKVMSAIWGLGGMSFTKFVFVFDEDCDVQDVGQVLFRLGANCDPGRDALHTRGPVDQLDHAAMAEGFGGKIGFDCTHKWPGENGFSRDFPKLITMSDDVKAKIDVLWPKLGL; translated from the coding sequence GTGGCGTACCGCGACTATCAGCACTTCCTCGAAGTCCTTGAAAGCAAGGGCGAGCTCAAGCGTATCAAGGAGCCTGTTTCCCCGTACTTGGAGATCACCGAGATCGCCGACCGGGTGATGAAGGCGGGCGGGCCTGCGCTGCTGTTCGAGAACGTCGTCGGACCGCCGCATAGGATGGGGACGCCCGACCCAATGAGCGCGGTGATGGGGCATGAGTCGATCCACTCCTCCACCCCCCAACCCCCCTCCTCCATTTCGCAGGGCAAGAATGGAGGAGGGGGGCTCCGATACAATATGTCACTGTCCATCAACGTGATGGGCACGCGCAAACGCATGAGCATGGCGCTGAGCTGCGACGACTTCGAGGAGCACGCCGAGCGGATCGCGGCGTTACTGCCCCCGCCGATTCCGAAATCTCCCAAGGAAGGTCTTCGAATTGCCGTTAAGGCGTTCAAGGAGGTCAAGCACGCGATCCCGAAGACGGTCAAGTCGGGCATCTGCCAAGAGGTCGTGATGGAGGGAGACGAGATCGACCTGACCAAGCTCCCGATCCAGACCTGCTGGCCCGAGGACGGCGGGCCGTTCATCACCCTCCCGCTGGTCTTCACCAACGACCCGAACACCGGCAAGCGCAACGTCGGCCTGTACCGCATGCAGCTCTACGACAAGAACACCTGCGGCATGCACTGGCAGATGCACAAGACCGGCGCGCGGCACATGGAAGAAGCCGCCGAGAAGAAACAGAACATCGAGGTCGCGGTCGCCCTAGGAGGGGATCCGGCTTACACTTTCAGTGCGATCGCGCCGCTCCCGCCTGGCATGGACGAGATGGCTTTTGCAGGGTTCCTAAGACAAAAGAGCGCGGAGCTGGTCAAGTGCAAGACGGTCGATCTGAAAGTGCCGGCGGACGCGGAGATCGTGCTGGAGGGGTACGTCGATCCTTCGGAGTCTCGATTAGAAGGCCCGTTCGGCGACCACACCGGCTACTACTCGCTGGCTTACGATTTTCCGGTGTTCCACGTGACGTGCATGACTCAGCGCGAGCGGCCGGTCTACCCCGCGACGATCGTCGGACAGCCGCCGATGGAGGACGGCTGGATGGGCAAGGCGGTCGAGCGGATCTTCATGCCGATGATCCGCCTGACCGTGCCCGAGATCGTGGACATCCACCTGCCGGTCGCGGCGTGCTTCCACAACGTCGCGTTCGTCTCGATCAAGAAAAAGTATCCGGGGCACGCGTACAAGGTGATGAGCGCGATCTGGGGGCTCGGCGGGATGTCGTTCACGAAGTTCGTGTTCGTGTTCGACGAGGACTGCGACGTGCAGGACGTCGGGCAGGTGCTGTTCCGGCTAGGCGCAAACTGCGACCCCGGCCGCGACGCTCTGCACACACGGGGACCTGTGGACCAGCTCGACCACGCTGCAATGGCCGAGGGATTTGGCGGCAAGATCGGCTTCGACTGCACCCACAAATGGCCCGGCGAGAACGGCTTCTCCCGCGACTTCCCCAAACTGATCACCATGTCCGACGACGTGAAAGCTAAGATCGACGTGCTGTGGCCGAAGCTGGGCTTGTAG
- a CDS encoding alpha/beta fold hydrolase, whose translation MKAQRRKRMWIRLVVYFGVLPLLYFGLCWYLASGYVKPPRNVAEWMPSSMRAVIIDHEPHDLVAWASRSLATGEPEHDTVVILVHGYGANRDHWPLLIELLEQRAEIVAPAMHGQDASLAEMVGFGPGEAAEIASAARWARAQYEGDVKVVLFGVSLGGSACWLAAGEHPELFDAVVTEGAFATLESASDEFMKSAFRGGSGLMRPVIWFANIQGGIDPSKVRPVDGAKKWSGPALVIHGTEDAMFGTHNAEKLAAASGADLWLVEGLHHAQLAGDDPEGLADRILGVASGR comes from the coding sequence ATGAAAGCGCAACGGCGCAAGCGGATGTGGATCAGATTGGTCGTTTACTTCGGCGTGTTGCCGCTCCTTTATTTCGGACTTTGCTGGTACTTGGCGAGCGGCTATGTGAAGCCGCCTCGGAACGTCGCCGAATGGATGCCGAGCTCCATGCGGGCCGTCATCATCGACCACGAACCGCACGACCTCGTCGCCTGGGCGTCGCGATCGCTCGCAACGGGCGAGCCCGAGCACGACACGGTCGTCATCCTGGTGCACGGCTACGGCGCCAACCGCGACCACTGGCCGCTCCTCATCGAACTTCTCGAACAGCGCGCTGAGATCGTCGCGCCCGCGATGCACGGGCAGGACGCGAGCCTTGCGGAGATGGTGGGCTTCGGCCCGGGCGAAGCGGCGGAGATCGCGTCGGCAGCCCGTTGGGCCAGGGCGCAGTACGAAGGCGACGTCAAGGTCGTCCTGTTCGGCGTTTCTCTCGGCGGTTCAGCGTGTTGGCTGGCTGCGGGCGAGCACCCGGAGTTGTTCGACGCCGTGGTGACCGAGGGCGCTTTCGCGACTCTCGAGAGTGCATCCGACGAGTTCATGAAAAGCGCGTTCCGAGGTGGATCGGGCCTGATGCGCCCTGTCATCTGGTTCGCGAACATCCAGGGCGGCATCGATCCGTCGAAGGTGAGGCCCGTGGACGGCGCGAAGAAGTGGAGCGGCCCAGCGCTCGTCATCCACGGCACGGAAGACGCGATGTTCGGCACGCACAACGCAGAAAAGCTGGCCGCGGCCAGCGGCGCAGACCTCTGGCTCGTCGAGGGTCTGCATCACGCGCAGTTGGCGGGCGACGACCCTGAGGGACTCGCCGATCGGATACTCGGCGTCGCGTCTGGACGGTAG
- a CDS encoding bifunctional 5,10-methylenetetrahydrofolate dehydrogenase/5,10-methenyltetrahydrofolate cyclohydrolase, translated as MSAEILDGLGLARQIRAELKDRVSAMSVVPRIEAIVASQDSASLAYVKMKRKWAGLCGIESGSWSADSETTQPELLSRIAELNDDPAVHGILIQHPLPPHLDENAALSALGASKDVDGITSASLGRLTAGLPGFRCACPLGMMKLLDHYGIECEGKRAVVIGRSVILGKPAALMLLERHATVTIAHSRTVDLPTLVREADIVVAAVGRPEMVKGDWLKPGAVVLDAGYNRVEGRDKDVGDCEFSSCSEVAAWITPVPGGVGPMTVASLLWNTVEAAARQ; from the coding sequence ATGAGCGCAGAAATCCTCGACGGGCTCGGTCTGGCGCGTCAGATTCGGGCTGAGTTGAAAGATCGCGTTTCTGCGATGTCCGTGGTGCCTCGGATCGAGGCGATCGTGGCTTCGCAGGACAGTGCCTCCTTGGCTTATGTGAAGATGAAGCGCAAGTGGGCGGGGCTGTGCGGGATAGAGAGCGGCTCTTGGTCGGCGGATTCCGAAACAACGCAACCTGAGCTTCTTTCTCGGATTGCTGAGCTGAACGACGATCCTGCTGTGCACGGGATTCTGATCCAGCACCCCTTGCCGCCGCACCTCGACGAGAACGCAGCTCTGTCGGCGCTCGGTGCGTCGAAAGACGTCGACGGCATCACTTCGGCGTCTCTCGGTCGGTTGACGGCGGGCCTGCCCGGCTTTCGGTGTGCATGCCCCCTTGGGATGATGAAGCTCCTCGACCATTACGGTATTGAGTGCGAAGGGAAGCGTGCGGTCGTGATTGGGCGATCTGTAATCCTCGGCAAGCCCGCCGCGCTGATGCTCCTGGAGCGGCACGCGACTGTGACCATCGCCCACTCGCGCACTGTGGATCTTCCTACCTTGGTTCGGGAAGCGGATATTGTTGTGGCGGCGGTCGGGCGGCCTGAGATGGTGAAGGGCGACTGGCTGAAACCCGGCGCGGTCGTTTTGGACGCCGGGTACAACAGGGTCGAAGGCCGGGACAAGGACGTCGGTGACTGCGAGTTTTCCTCTTGTTCCGAGGTCGCGGCTTGGATCACGCCGGTGCCCGGCGGCGTCGGGCCGATGACCGTGGCGAGTCTGCTTTGGAATACGGTCGAGGCGGCTGCGCGGCAATAG
- the purE gene encoding 5-(carboxyamino)imidazole ribonucleotide mutase codes for MSEPVVGIIMGSDSDLETMEAAEVVMKDFEVPYELEIVSAHRTPDRMVEYAKSARSRGLRVIIAGAGGAAHLPGMVASLTSLPVIGVPVKSRGMDGLDSLYSIVQMPRGIPVACVAIGNATNAGLLAVRILACSDDGLSARLDEFQQEQEKMVLDKNAEVSRRG; via the coding sequence ATGTCGGAGCCGGTCGTCGGAATCATCATGGGGTCGGACAGCGACCTCGAAACCATGGAGGCGGCAGAGGTCGTCATGAAGGATTTCGAGGTTCCTTATGAGCTTGAGATCGTGAGTGCGCACCGGACGCCTGATCGGATGGTCGAATACGCCAAGTCTGCTCGCTCTCGCGGACTGCGCGTGATCATTGCGGGGGCTGGGGGTGCTGCGCATCTACCGGGCATGGTCGCTTCGCTGACTTCGCTTCCCGTTATCGGCGTGCCTGTGAAGAGTCGCGGAATGGACGGGTTGGACTCGCTGTACTCGATCGTGCAGATGCCGCGCGGCATACCCGTCGCATGCGTGGCAATCGGCAACGCGACCAACGCGGGCTTGCTCGCCGTGCGGATTCTCGCTTGCTCCGATGACGGGTTGTCTGCGCGTCTCGATGAGTTTCAGCAGGAACAAGAGAAGATGGTGCTCGACAAGAACGCCGAGGTGTCGCGCCGAGGATGA
- the ftsZ gene encoding cell division protein FtsZ gives MTGRNLFDSQVVIKVMGVGGGGCNAVNRMIQTALEGVKFVALNTDMQALNACYAEKKLALGDMITRGLGTGGDPTKGQAAAKESEHAIAAELEGVDMLFITAGMGGGTGTGAAPIVAQIAQRLDILTVGVVTKPFGFEGPRRRRIAEEGIARMQEHVDTLIVIPNEKLLTAVDRKTSLEDAFRYADDTLRQGVQGISDIILKPGLINVDFADVKSVMKDAGVALMGLGRGTGEHRGRTAAEAAATSPLIETDVRGAKRLLINITAGPDFSLGEANDIMEYVMQFADAEDAAIFMGHVTDESMGDQVSVTLLAAGMPAVSRRQADREVFVREEAPTSSGEDAVARPTLDAIELDEIDFDIPAFLRHQHSGRR, from the coding sequence ATGACAGGAAGAAACCTCTTCGACTCACAGGTAGTCATCAAGGTGATGGGTGTCGGCGGCGGCGGGTGCAACGCCGTCAACCGCATGATTCAGACCGCTCTAGAGGGCGTGAAATTCGTCGCGCTCAACACGGACATGCAGGCGCTGAACGCATGCTACGCCGAAAAGAAGCTGGCTCTGGGCGATATGATTACGCGAGGACTCGGCACCGGCGGCGACCCGACCAAAGGCCAAGCTGCGGCCAAGGAGAGCGAGCACGCGATCGCTGCGGAGCTGGAGGGGGTCGACATGCTCTTCATCACTGCCGGCATGGGCGGCGGGACTGGAACCGGCGCGGCGCCCATCGTCGCGCAGATCGCTCAACGGCTCGACATCTTGACGGTCGGAGTCGTGACCAAGCCGTTTGGCTTCGAGGGGCCCCGGCGACGGCGTATCGCCGAAGAGGGAATCGCCCGAATGCAGGAGCACGTGGATACTCTCATCGTCATCCCTAACGAGAAGCTGCTGACGGCGGTCGATCGCAAAACGTCGCTCGAAGACGCCTTCAGGTACGCCGACGACACCCTTCGCCAGGGGGTCCAGGGCATCAGCGACATCATTCTCAAGCCAGGGCTGATCAACGTTGACTTCGCCGACGTCAAGAGCGTCATGAAGGACGCGGGCGTCGCGCTCATGGGGCTGGGCCGAGGAACCGGGGAGCACCGAGGTCGAACTGCGGCAGAGGCTGCAGCGACGTCACCGCTGATAGAGACCGACGTTCGCGGTGCGAAGCGGCTGCTCATCAACATTACCGCCGGACCGGACTTCAGCTTGGGCGAAGCGAACGACATCATGGAGTACGTCATGCAGTTCGCCGACGCGGAGGACGCAGCGATCTTCATGGGGCACGTCACCGACGAAAGCATGGGCGATCAGGTCTCCGTGACCCTCCTCGCGGCCGGAATGCCTGCAGTGTCCCGCCGACAGGCCGACCGCGAAGTGTTCGTCAGAGAGGAGGCGCCGACGTCCTCCGGCGAGGACGCCGTAGCGCGGCCAACGCTCGACGCCATCGAACTCGACGAGATCGACTTCGACATCCCGGCGTTCCTGCGGCACCAGCACTCCGGCCGAAGATAA